In Rana temporaria chromosome 3, aRanTem1.1, whole genome shotgun sequence, a single window of DNA contains:
- the LLPH gene encoding protein LLP homolog, translating to MDVISGAVLCTTWVLVCCKENKMAKSLRSKWKRKMRAEKRKKNAPKELARLKNVVAKANTDALMDDIKEIATVVTSKKLKDENKMDLDAIEGASTMKMDTDLKRNKKSLLDQHGQYPEWMNQRQRKKLKTVRTKKKGKSKQPKGLAW from the exons ATGGACGTCATTTCCGGGGCGGTGCTTTGTACAACGTGGGTTCTCGTGTGCTGCAAGG aaaataaaatggcTAAAAGTCTAAGAAGCAAATGGAAGAGGAAAATGAGGgcagagaagaggaagaagaatgctcCGAAGGAACTTGCCCGCCTAAAAAATGTTGTGGCAAAAGCAAACACAGATGCGTtgatggatgacataaaagaaatAGCAACTGTTGTAACGTCTAAAAAATTGAAGGATGAAAATAAAATGGATCTTGATGCAATAGAAG GTGCCTCCACCATGAAAATGGACACCGATCTAAAACGTAACAAGAAGAGCCTACTAGACCAGCACGGCCAATATCCTGAATGGATGAATCAGAGACAAAGAAAGAAACTTAAGACCGTGCGTACTAAAAAGAAGGGAAAGTCAAAACAGCCAAAAGGACTGGCGTGGTAG